In Sorghum bicolor cultivar BTx623 chromosome 10, Sorghum_bicolor_NCBIv3, whole genome shotgun sequence, one genomic interval encodes:
- the LOC8065539 gene encoding uncharacterized protein LOC8065539 translates to MEEQLGPVAVTHLLQHTLRSLCTAAGGDGPAPQWVYAVFWRILPRNYPPPKWDLPGAAYDRTRGNRRNWILAWEDGFCNFAAANSSAACGQEGAAAVAYAGDCEAAAVQQDAVKQQQQHHQQQPQPQGLQPELFFKMSHDIYNYGEGLIGKVAADHSHKWVFKEPQEHEINLISSWTNPADSHPRTWEAQFQSGIQTIALIAVREGVVQLGSMKKVAEDLSYVVMLRRKFGYLESIPGVLLPHPSSAGVFPVGPPPDIAAAAWPGMMPPPPGAGGPPLELYDPYGVGAAAGPAAAAAAASMHIMPSMSSLEALLSKLPSVVPAPQPQPGPAAGSSVPPAKEEEEGDGYVQCHGMDDDDVAASNGAAAGDESTSAAAAASAPMSSYFVNVGSSSSNPGDGF, encoded by the exons ATGGAGGAGCAGCTGGGCCCGGTGGCGGTGACGCACCTGCTGCAGCACACGCTCCGGAGCCTCTgcaccgccgccggcggcgacggccCGGCCCCGCAGTGGGTCTACGCCGTCTTCTGGCGCATCCTGCCGCGGAACTACCCGCCCCCCAA ATGGGATCTCCCTGGCGCGGCGTACGACAGGACCAGAGGGAACAGGAGGAACTG GATCCTGGCATGGGAGGACGGGTTCTGCAACTTCGCGGCGGCCAACAGCTCAGCCGCGTGCGGCCAAGAGGGGGCAGCGGCGGTTGCATATGCCGGGGACTGTGAGGCAGCAGCTGTGCAGCAGGATGCggtgaagcagcagcagcagcaccaccagcagcagccgcagccgcagggCCTGCAGCCTGAGCTGTTCTTCAAGATGTCCCATGACATCTACAACTACGGGGAAGG TCTGATAGGGAAAGTGGCGGCAGACCACAGCCACAAGTGGGTGTTCAAGGAGCCCCAGGAGCACGAGATCAACCTCATCTCCTCCTGGACCAACCCTGCCGACTCT CATCCGAGGACGTGGGAGGCGCAGTTCCAGTCCGGCATCCAG ACCATCGCCCTGATCGCTGTCAGGGAGGGCGTCGTGCAGCTCGGCTCCATGAAAAAG GTGGCGGAGGACCTCAGCTACGTCGTCATGCTCCGCCGCAAGTTCGGGTACCTGGAGAGCATCCCGGGGGTGCTGCTCCCGCACCCGTCGTCGGCCGGCGTGTTCCCGGTTGGCCCGCCGCCGGACATCGCCGCTGCGGCGTGGCCAGGCATGATGCCACCACCGCCTGGCGCCGGCGGGCCGCCGCTGGAGCTCTACGACCCCTACGgcgtcggcgccgccgccgggccagccgccgccgctgcggcgGCGTCCATGCACATCATGCCGTCGATGAGCAGCCTCGAGGCGCTGCTCTCCAAGCTGCCGTCGGTCGTGCCGGCCCCGCAGCCGCAGCCGGGACCGGCAGCCGGATCGTCCGTGCCCCCggccaaggaggaggaggaaggcgaTGGTTACGTGCAGTGCCATGgcatggacgacgacgacgtggcGGCGAGCAACGGCGCAGCAGCTGGGGACGAGAGcacgagcgccgccgccgccgctagcGCGCCGATGTCGTCCTACTTTGTCAACgtgggcagcagcagcagtaatcCCGGCGATGGGTTTTAG